A genomic stretch from Clavelina lepadiformis chromosome 5, kaClaLepa1.1, whole genome shotgun sequence includes:
- the LOC143458631 gene encoding 5-oxoprolinase-like isoform X1, producing the protein MSALMCQPSTVKNLDFVAAKFGDFLQTFQARYKRGFRFANPGCDIINDGGRVGGIGLSGVEDHALLSCLGHKSKCMSCDHMIHGPLIVIDKNSTILVEPDCKAEMTKKCIT; encoded by the exons ATGAGCGCCCTCATGTGTCAGCCTTCCACGGTGAAAAACTTAGACTTCGTTGCAGCAAAGTTTGGTGACTTTTTGCAGACTTTCCAAGCCAG ATACAAGAGAGGATTTCGTTTTGCCAATCCAGgatgtgacatcatcaacgaTGGTGGCAGAGTTGGAGGTATCGGACTTTCCGGGGTTGAAGATCATGCTCTA TTGTCGTGTCTTGGACATAAGAGCAAATGCATGTCATGTGATCACATGATTCATGGTCCACTGATCGTCATCGACAAGAACAGCACAATCTTGGTCGAACCCGACTGCAAGGCAGAAATGACTAAGAAATGTATTacataa
- the LOC143458631 gene encoding 5-oxoprolinase-like isoform X2, translated as MSALMCQPSTVKNLDFVAAKFGDFLQTFQARYKRGFRFANPGCDIINDGGRVGGIGLSGVEDHALLSCLGHKSKCMSCDHMIHGPLIVIDKNSTILVEPDCKAEMTKKC; from the exons ATGAGCGCCCTCATGTGTCAGCCTTCCACGGTGAAAAACTTAGACTTCGTTGCAGCAAAGTTTGGTGACTTTTTGCAGACTTTCCAAGCCAG ATACAAGAGAGGATTTCGTTTTGCCAATCCAGgatgtgacatcatcaacgaTGGTGGCAGAGTTGGAGGTATCGGACTTTCCGGGGTTGAAGATCATGCTCTA TTGTCGTGTCTTGGACATAAGAGCAAATGCATGTCATGTGATCACATGATTCATGGTCCACTGATCGTCATCGACAAGAACAGCACAATCTTGGTCGAACCCGACTGCAAGGCAGAAATGACTAAGAAAT GTTGA